In Urechidicola croceus, a single window of DNA contains:
- a CDS encoding 3-keto-disaccharide hydrolase, which produces MKKIAFLILVFPLLMSCKNEKTKEVSWTYLFNGKNLSNWDTYIGPLYSEKKGDFDGARVGLNNDPRNVFSVVELDGENVMKISGTEFGGISTKEEFQNYHLSLQFKWGKNKYAPKNTSKRDSGLLYHATGEHGVDWFFWMKSQEFQIQEGDCGDYWGLASEVDVRAIMNSDSTYIYNKTGELLHFGTNGVNRNVKKYPDAENPTGDWNTLELYSFGTTSVHVVNGVVTMILENSRQLIDGKNLPLSKGKFQLQSEGAEIYYKDIKLKPITEIPSDLLF; this is translated from the coding sequence ATGAAAAAGATTGCTTTTTTAATATTAGTTTTTCCTCTACTTATGAGTTGTAAAAATGAAAAAACTAAAGAAGTATCTTGGACGTATTTATTTAATGGTAAAAATCTATCAAATTGGGATACCTATATAGGACCTCTTTACTCAGAAAAAAAAGGTGATTTTGATGGTGCAAGAGTTGGTTTAAACAACGACCCTCGAAATGTATTTTCTGTTGTCGAATTGGATGGAGAAAATGTAATGAAAATTTCTGGAACTGAATTTGGTGGTATTTCTACTAAAGAAGAATTTCAAAACTACCATTTGTCACTACAATTTAAATGGGGAAAAAATAAATATGCTCCCAAAAACACATCAAAACGAGATAGTGGATTATTATATCATGCAACTGGAGAACATGGAGTAGACTGGTTTTTTTGGATGAAATCTCAAGAATTTCAAATTCAAGAAGGAGATTGTGGAGATTATTGGGGACTAGCATCCGAAGTTGATGTTCGAGCGATTATGAATTCCGACAGTACATATATTTATAATAAAACAGGAGAATTATTACATTTTGGCACTAATGGTGTTAATAGAAATGTAAAAAAATATCCTGATGCAGAAAATCCAACAGGAGATTGGAATACTTTAGAACTCTATTCTTTTGGAACCACTAGTGTACATGTTGTTAATGGAGTTGTAACTATGATTCTTGAAAATTCACGACAATTAATTGATGGTAAAAACTTACCTTTATCTAAAGGAAAATTTCAACTCCAATCTGAAGGTGCAGAAATCTATTATAAAGACATTAAATTAAAACCTATTACCGAAATACCTTCTGATTTATTATTTTAA
- a CDS encoding GMC oxidoreductase — translation MTDYNTNADPSILYDAIVIGTGITGGWAAKELCENGLKTLVLERGRMVKHIEDYHTANLDNWDFENRGRMKAEELKKQEKQARTGYTIHPASKHWFVNDNKHPYNETKRFDWIRGYHVGGKSLMWARMSFRWSEMDFEANAKDGYGCDWPIRYQDLEPWYEKVEKFVGISGKAENLPQLPDSIFTPEMPLNCVEQEFQDGVAANYNDRKVINTRVANLTGDDSSFEGRTKCQFRNRCIRGCPFGGYFSSLSSTLPAANRTGNMILRPNSIAHEIIYDEKSGLASGVKVIDTETKENFIFKGKTIMCCAAAVASTSILMQSKSKRFPNGLGNDSGELGHNLMDHHFKVGARASFEGHEDEYFKGRKPAGFFVPRFQNIDEKSKTNQFLRGYGMQGGAGRSSWQRGNNEMSFGAQLKEQLLKPGQWGIGINCFGETLPYHENKMELDYSKLDEWGLPTVTFDCEFKENEDKMRDHAKEQAVEMLKKAGFKNVQGYKAPCFPGNGIHEMGTARMGRDPKTSVLNGNNQIHTVPNVYVTDGACMASSASQNPSLTYMAITARAANHAAKQVKENKFNIS, via the coding sequence ATGACTGACTACAATACCAATGCAGATCCGTCGATTCTCTATGATGCAATAGTAATTGGAACTGGAATTACTGGTGGATGGGCTGCAAAAGAGCTATGCGAGAATGGACTAAAAACACTTGTTTTAGAACGAGGTAGAATGGTAAAACACATAGAAGATTATCATACCGCTAATTTAGATAATTGGGACTTTGAGAACAGAGGCCGAATGAAAGCCGAAGAATTAAAAAAACAAGAAAAACAAGCAAGAACAGGGTATACAATTCATCCAGCAAGTAAACATTGGTTCGTTAACGACAATAAACACCCTTATAATGAAACTAAACGATTTGATTGGATTCGCGGCTATCATGTTGGCGGAAAATCATTGATGTGGGCAAGAATGTCTTTTCGATGGAGTGAAATGGACTTTGAAGCAAATGCAAAAGACGGATACGGATGTGATTGGCCTATTAGATACCAAGACTTAGAACCTTGGTATGAAAAAGTCGAAAAATTTGTTGGAATTAGCGGTAAGGCTGAAAATTTACCTCAACTTCCTGATAGTATTTTTACACCAGAAATGCCTCTCAACTGTGTTGAACAAGAATTTCAAGATGGAGTTGCTGCAAATTATAATGATAGAAAAGTTATCAATACTCGTGTTGCAAATTTAACTGGCGACGATTCTAGTTTTGAAGGACGTACAAAATGTCAATTTAGAAATAGATGTATAAGAGGTTGTCCTTTTGGAGGGTATTTTAGCAGTTTATCTTCGACTCTTCCAGCAGCAAATAGAACGGGAAATATGATTTTACGTCCTAATTCAATTGCGCATGAGATAATTTATGACGAAAAATCAGGTCTTGCAAGTGGAGTTAAGGTAATAGACACAGAAACTAAAGAAAACTTCATTTTTAAGGGCAAAACTATTATGTGTTGTGCAGCAGCCGTTGCATCTACATCAATATTAATGCAATCAAAATCAAAAAGATTTCCGAATGGTCTTGGAAATGATAGTGGTGAACTTGGGCACAACTTAATGGATCACCATTTCAAAGTTGGAGCAAGAGCTTCTTTTGAAGGTCACGAAGATGAATATTTCAAAGGAAGAAAACCTGCAGGTTTTTTTGTTCCTCGTTTTCAAAATATTGATGAAAAAAGTAAAACTAATCAATTCTTACGAGGCTATGGCATGCAAGGCGGTGCTGGAAGAAGTAGTTGGCAACGCGGAAATAATGAAATGAGTTTTGGAGCACAATTAAAAGAACAATTACTAAAACCAGGTCAATGGGGAATAGGAATCAATTGTTTTGGAGAAACATTACCATATCATGAAAACAAAATGGAACTTGATTATTCCAAATTAGATGAATGGGGACTCCCAACAGTAACTTTTGATTGTGAATTCAAAGAAAATGAAGATAAAATGCGTGATCATGCCAAAGAACAAGCTGTAGAAATGTTGAAAAAGGCTGGTTTTAAAAATGTACAAGGATACAAAGCACCTTGCTTTCCAGGTAATGGAATTCATGAAATGGGAACTGCTCGAATGGGTAGGGATCCAAAAACATCTGTTTTAAACGGTAATAATCAAATACATACTGTACCCAATGTATATGTCACTGATGGTGCTTGCATGGCTTCGTCAGCATCACAAAACCCTTCTTTAACTTATATGGCAATTACTGCAAGAGCAGCCAACCATGCTGCAAAACAGGTTAAAGAAAATAAATTTAACATCTCATAA
- a CDS encoding glycoside hydrolase family 27 protein — translation MKRIICLVCIFLSTNLFAQKFEELAQTPPLGWNSWNTFATDINEELVKGIADAFVRDGYKEAGYEYIVLDDGWMSRERDENGNLVADPEKFPSGMKALADYVHSKGLKFGLYNCAGSKTCAGYPGSRGYEYQDARLYASWGIDYLKYDWCNTSKLNAEGAYMTMRDAIYAAGNPMVFSICEWGDNDPWKWGKDVGHIWRVTGDIINCWDCEVGHGSWSSWGVWKIINMRKDIRKASGPGHFNDFDMMEVGNGMTDAEDRTHFAMWSMLASPLILGNDIRSASKETIKTLTNKGVIAVNQDKLGIQGLRFTNADGFEIWVKPLTNDEWAMTFVNMTDTVKQIDFDWNHHEIGDDINGLRLDTKKNTYKIKDLFNNKSIGTTTNNLKSTIASHDVLMIRLKK, via the coding sequence ATGAAAAGAATCATATGTCTTGTCTGCATTTTTTTGTCGACAAATTTATTTGCCCAAAAATTTGAAGAACTAGCCCAAACGCCACCATTAGGTTGGAATAGTTGGAATACTTTTGCAACTGATATTAACGAAGAATTAGTAAAAGGAATTGCTGATGCTTTTGTTAGAGATGGTTATAAAGAAGCAGGATACGAATATATTGTTCTTGATGATGGTTGGATGTCTAGAGAACGAGATGAAAATGGAAATTTAGTTGCTGATCCTGAAAAATTTCCTAGCGGAATGAAAGCATTGGCTGATTATGTTCATTCTAAAGGTTTGAAATTTGGATTGTATAATTGTGCGGGTTCTAAAACATGTGCAGGATATCCTGGGAGTAGAGGTTATGAATATCAAGATGCACGTTTATATGCCTCTTGGGGTATAGATTATTTAAAATATGATTGGTGTAACACATCAAAATTAAATGCAGAAGGTGCTTATATGACTATGAGAGATGCTATTTATGCTGCTGGAAACCCTATGGTATTTAGTATTTGTGAATGGGGAGATAATGATCCGTGGAAATGGGGAAAAGATGTTGGCCATATATGGAGAGTAACAGGAGATATCATTAATTGTTGGGATTGTGAAGTTGGTCATGGTTCTTGGTCTTCTTGGGGAGTTTGGAAAATAATTAATATGAGAAAAGATATCAGAAAAGCATCTGGTCCAGGTCATTTTAATGATTTTGATATGATGGAAGTTGGTAATGGAATGACAGATGCAGAAGATAGAACTCATTTTGCAATGTGGAGTATGCTAGCATCACCACTTATTCTTGGAAATGATATTCGGTCTGCTTCGAAGGAAACAATTAAAACTTTAACCAATAAAGGCGTTATTGCTGTAAATCAAGATAAGTTAGGTATTCAAGGACTAAGATTTACAAATGCTGACGGTTTTGAAATTTGGGTAAAACCATTGACAAATGATGAGTGGGCTATGACCTTTGTAAATATGACTGATACTGTAAAACAAATTGATTTTGATTGGAATCATCATGAAATTGGAGATGATATCAATGGATTAAGATTAGATACCAAAAAGAACACTTATAAAATTAAGGATTTATTCAATAATAAATCGATTGGAACTACAACAAATAATCTAAAATCAACTATAGCTTCTCATGATGTATTAATGATAAGATTGAAAAAGTAA
- a CDS encoding SusC/RagA family TonB-linked outer membrane protein, translating to MKNNLLKKMFFVAIMLASSFIFAQTVTGTVSDSSGPLPGANVVVKGTTNGTTADFDGNYSISNVPEDGVLLVSFVGYATKEISVAGQAVINVILEADNELDEVVVLGYSSQTRGDVTGAVSSVNMGDAIKAPIVNAAEALDGRVTGVTVVNSGSPGGTPRINIRGFGTSNNTNPLYIIDGVQTDDPNILNNINPSDIDQMNVLKDGAAAIYGARASNGVVIISTKSGGYNMDKAEFSIDMYSGFSEITNVPKMLNAEQHSQMLFQSLVNDGANVADGSLSHGQYDPNGTGTFTVPSSIVGYTRVETYNPSISFYPAGVLSAAVNPGGTNWIDELTRSASTSNVSFSLRNGTESGKYFMSISYLDRQGILLNTGFERLSTRLNSEFKIAEKLKIGEHINLSFSDTKTGNAEAIEGALRMTPLLPVRDNDGQFAGVAGPSLGNTRNPVAQNYRTRNDYNKRFAIFGDVYMSYDILDELTFKTTLAGGMSAFDGRYFTELDPEHGEPISTNTLQEMDQSAYNWSWSNVVNFDKSFGEHDLNVLVGVEALKDGGKGKDVSRTGYLFEDPNYYLLSNGSGAIAIDGDDTYDFYNTLFSIFGTANYSFQDKYFLTATVRRDESSRFLGENKSDIFPSFSAGWDLSNEDFYPEDAFVNRLKIRGSWGELGNQTLPASNPTINISNVSESTGGYSFTGGSSGIATGAILNQVGNPDLKWETSVTTNFGVDLGMLNNRLTVSAEVFSIKTKDLITRDFSLISTTAIDANPPLVNLGDIQNKGFDLAIGYSDQTESGWSYGISANISHYKNEVLKLINGAPVSGRTNDLRGQTPTRTEEGEPISFFYGRNVIGFTDTGRFAYEDVDGDGDTDDDDRTKLGSPHPDFTYGINLNTSYKSFDASLFFTGSQGNDIYNFNKFYTDFPAFVNGNRSVRVLDSWTPTNTDATLPALSGAITNNEGDPNSYYVEDGSFLKLKNVQLGYTLPTAVTDKLSMSSLRFYVQASNLFTITKYEGFDPEIISQDNLSLGIDNRVYPISRIFSLGANIKF from the coding sequence ATGAAGAACAATTTACTTAAAAAAATGTTTTTTGTAGCAATAATGCTGGCTAGTAGCTTCATTTTTGCTCAAACAGTAACTGGAACGGTCTCGGACAGTAGTGGCCCACTTCCAGGAGCGAACGTTGTGGTTAAGGGAACTACAAACGGAACAACAGCCGATTTTGATGGAAATTACTCTATAAGTAATGTGCCAGAAGATGGAGTGCTACTTGTAAGTTTTGTTGGGTATGCTACTAAAGAAATTAGTGTAGCAGGTCAGGCAGTAATCAATGTAATTTTAGAAGCAGACAATGAACTAGATGAAGTTGTAGTGTTAGGTTATTCTTCTCAAACTAGAGGAGATGTAACTGGTGCAGTATCATCGGTTAATATGGGTGATGCAATAAAGGCACCAATTGTTAATGCAGCAGAAGCTCTAGATGGTAGAGTAACTGGTGTTACTGTTGTAAATAGCGGTTCACCAGGAGGTACACCAAGAATTAACATTCGTGGTTTTGGAACAAGTAATAATACTAATCCGTTGTATATAATTGATGGTGTTCAAACTGACGATCCTAATATATTAAACAATATCAATCCATCTGATATTGATCAGATGAATGTATTAAAAGATGGTGCAGCTGCTATTTATGGTGCAAGAGCGTCCAATGGTGTTGTGATTATCTCAACTAAAAGTGGTGGATATAATATGGATAAGGCTGAATTTTCAATTGATATGTATTCAGGTTTTTCTGAAATTACTAATGTTCCTAAAATGCTAAATGCCGAGCAACATTCTCAAATGTTATTTCAAAGTTTAGTGAATGATGGAGCTAATGTGGCAGATGGTTCTTTATCTCATGGTCAATACGATCCAAATGGTACAGGTACCTTTACAGTGCCTTCATCAATTGTAGGTTATACTAGAGTTGAAACATATAATCCATCTATATCATTCTATCCAGCTGGAGTATTAAGTGCGGCAGTTAATCCGGGAGGAACTAATTGGATAGATGAATTAACTAGAAGTGCATCAACATCAAATGTGTCATTTTCATTAAGAAATGGAACTGAATCAGGAAAATACTTTATGTCAATTTCTTATCTAGATAGGCAAGGTATATTATTAAATACTGGTTTTGAGCGTTTGAGCACTAGATTGAATTCAGAATTTAAAATTGCAGAAAAATTAAAAATAGGAGAGCATATTAATTTATCTTTTTCTGATACAAAAACAGGAAATGCTGAAGCAATTGAAGGAGCTTTGAGGATGACTCCTTTATTACCAGTTAGGGATAATGATGGGCAATTTGCCGGTGTTGCAGGACCAAGTTTAGGTAATACTAGAAATCCTGTAGCTCAAAATTATAGAACTAGAAATGACTATAATAAGAGATTTGCAATTTTTGGAGATGTTTATATGTCGTATGACATATTAGATGAATTAACTTTCAAAACAACACTTGCAGGAGGGATGAGTGCTTTTGATGGTAGATATTTTACAGAACTAGATCCAGAACATGGAGAGCCAATTTCTACAAATACATTGCAAGAAATGGATCAATCTGCATATAATTGGAGTTGGAGTAACGTTGTGAATTTTGATAAATCATTTGGAGAACATGATTTAAATGTCTTAGTAGGTGTTGAAGCTTTAAAAGACGGTGGTAAAGGAAAAGATGTTTCTCGTACAGGATATTTATTTGAAGACCCTAATTATTATTTATTAAGTAATGGGTCTGGGGCTATTGCTATTGATGGAGATGATACATATGATTTTTATAATACATTGTTTTCAATATTCGGAACAGCAAACTATTCATTTCAAGATAAATATTTCTTAACAGCAACAGTTCGTCGTGATGAATCTTCACGTTTCTTAGGTGAAAATAAGAGTGATATTTTCCCTTCATTTAGTGCCGGATGGGACTTAAGTAATGAAGATTTTTATCCAGAAGATGCTTTTGTTAATAGATTGAAAATTAGAGGTTCTTGGGGTGAGTTAGGTAATCAAACACTACCTGCAAGTAACCCAACAATTAATATTTCAAATGTTAGCGAATCTACTGGAGGATATTCATTTACTGGAGGTTCTTCAGGTATTGCAACAGGAGCAATTTTAAATCAAGTTGGTAATCCTGACTTGAAATGGGAAACAAGTGTTACTACCAATTTTGGTGTTGATTTAGGAATGCTTAACAATAGATTAACAGTTTCTGCAGAAGTGTTTAGTATCAAAACGAAAGATTTAATTACTAGAGATTTTAGTTTAATTAGCACAACAGCAATTGATGCAAATCCACCTTTAGTAAATTTAGGTGATATTCAAAATAAAGGATTTGATTTAGCAATTGGATATAGTGATCAAACTGAATCAGGTTGGTCTTATGGTATTAGTGCCAATATTTCTCATTATAAAAATGAAGTTTTAAAATTAATTAATGGCGCACCAGTTAGTGGAAGAACTAATGATTTGAGAGGTCAAACACCTACTAGAACTGAAGAAGGTGAGCCAATCTCATTTTTCTATGGTCGTAATGTAATAGGGTTTACTGATACTGGTAGATTTGCTTACGAAGATGTAGATGGAGATGGAGATACTGATGACGATGATAGAACTAAATTAGGTTCTCCACATCCAGATTTTACTTATGGAATTAATTTGAATACAAGTTATAAATCTTTTGACGCATCTTTATTTTTCACAGGGTCACAAGGAAATGATATTTATAATTTCAATAAATTTTACACAGATTTTCCAGCATTCGTAAACGGAAATAGAAGTGTAAGAGTTTTAGATTCTTGGACACCAACTAACACAGATGCAACTTTACCTGCATTATCAGGAGCAATAACAAATAATGAAGGAGATCCAAATTCGTATTATGTTGAAGATGGTTCGTTCCTTAAATTGAAAAATGTTCAATTAGGATATACATTACCTACAGCAGTTACAGACAAATTAAGTATGAGTTCTTTACGTTTTTATGTACAGGCTTCAAATTTATTTACAATTACCAAATATGAAGGATTTGATCCAGAAATAATTTCTCAAGATAACTTAAGTTTAGGTATAGATAACAGAGTTTACCCAATCTCAAGAATATTTTCATTGGGAGCTAACATTAAATTTTAA
- a CDS encoding RagB/SusD family nutrient uptake outer membrane protein yields MKKRIIYFALLIGLLACSDDFTESPAVGALSDSALQNAVGVDLMLTGAYSVLDGTRANGFGEGWATSGDNWIMDVMSDDAHKGSTDGDQPELFNLETMSWSTGSSYFLGKWGVVFAGVNRANAVIALINSIEEGDFSAQLAEARFLRGHYNFELQKMWGNVPYISDENYANTEFNQPNPGPIWDQIEADFDYAMNNLPTTQDFPGRPTSWAAKAFLGKAHLHQSEWDDAFTLLNDVVANGPYDLMADYVDNFRLAGDNSVESIFSIQFAADDGQSYNGNAQGALNFPNPGPFGSCCGFYQPTQDLLNAFQTDGSGLPLLDTYNQTDVNSDFAIDSSSPFTPFDGPLDPRADYTVGRRGIDYNGYGEHIGNDWIRAEYTDISGSYLPKKNVYWEGEADNQATGAWGQQLSGVNYHIMRFADVLLMAAEAAVEKSSPNLPLAMDYVNRVRDRAKNSNYMQAVDGSGDAANYVIDTYTSFADQAFARKAVRFERRVELGMEGHRLFDLRRWGNYVDVMTEYNTNEARTIPPFGTKAGSYSATNLLFPIPINAIDQSGGVLTQNPGF; encoded by the coding sequence ATGAAAAAAAGAATAATATATTTCGCATTGCTAATTGGTTTATTAGCATGCTCGGATGATTTTACTGAGTCTCCTGCAGTTGGAGCACTTAGTGATAGTGCACTTCAAAATGCAGTTGGTGTTGATTTGATGTTAACAGGAGCATATTCTGTTCTTGATGGTACTAGAGCTAATGGTTTTGGAGAAGGTTGGGCAACATCAGGAGACAATTGGATTATGGATGTAATGTCGGATGATGCACACAAAGGAAGTACAGATGGTGATCAGCCTGAGTTATTTAATTTAGAGACTATGAGTTGGTCAACAGGTAGCTCATATTTTCTTGGAAAATGGGGTGTTGTATTTGCAGGAGTTAATAGAGCAAATGCAGTTATTGCCTTAATTAATAGTATCGAAGAAGGCGATTTTTCAGCACAATTGGCTGAGGCTCGCTTTTTAAGAGGACATTATAATTTTGAATTGCAGAAAATGTGGGGAAATGTTCCATATATTTCTGATGAAAATTATGCGAATACAGAATTTAATCAACCAAATCCAGGTCCAATCTGGGATCAGATTGAAGCAGATTTTGATTATGCTATGAATAATTTACCAACAACACAAGATTTTCCTGGTAGACCAACTTCATGGGCAGCAAAAGCATTTTTAGGAAAAGCACATTTACATCAATCAGAATGGGATGATGCATTTACCTTATTAAATGATGTTGTAGCAAATGGACCATATGATTTAATGGCAGATTATGTAGATAATTTTCGCTTAGCAGGAGATAATAGTGTTGAGTCAATCTTTTCTATACAATTTGCAGCTGATGATGGGCAATCATATAATGGTAATGCTCAAGGAGCGTTAAACTTTCCTAATCCAGGACCTTTCGGTTCTTGTTGTGGATTTTACCAGCCAACTCAAGATTTGTTAAATGCATTTCAAACAGATGGTAGCGGTTTACCATTGCTAGATACATATAACCAAACAGATGTTAATAGCGATTTTGCAATTGATTCAAGTTCGCCATTTACACCATTTGACGGTCCTTTAGATCCTAGAGCAGATTATACAGTAGGAAGAAGAGGTATTGATTATAACGGTTATGGTGAGCATATTGGTAACGATTGGATTCGTGCTGAGTATACTGATATTTCAGGGTCATATTTACCAAAAAAGAATGTTTATTGGGAAGGTGAGGCTGATAATCAAGCAACTGGTGCTTGGGGGCAACAACTATCAGGTGTAAACTACCATATTATGAGATTTGCTGACGTATTATTAATGGCAGCAGAAGCTGCTGTTGAAAAATCAAGTCCAAATTTACCTTTGGCTATGGATTATGTAAATAGAGTAAGAGATAGAGCCAAAAACTCAAATTATATGCAAGCAGTAGATGGTTCTGGTGATGCTGCAAATTATGTAATTGATACATATACATCTTTTGCTGATCAGGCGTTTGCAAGAAAAGCAGTACGTTTTGAACGTCGTGTAGAATTAGGTATGGAAGGTCATAGGTTATTTGATTTAAGAAGATGGGGTAATTATGTTGATGTTATGACAGAGTATAATACCAATGAAGCAAGAACAATTCCGCCTTTTGGAACAAAAGCAGGATCATATTCTGCAACTAATTTATTATTCCCAATTCCAATTAATGCAATTGATCAAAGTGGAGGAGTTCTAACTCAAAACCCAGGTTTTTAA